From the genome of Hyperolius riggenbachi isolate aHypRig1 chromosome 9, aHypRig1.pri, whole genome shotgun sequence, one region includes:
- the RFX5 gene encoding DNA-binding protein RFX5, protein MCIYPKHRSCMQKGMAEDVLYDKKDGLPGGDSHEETEPSNLLQKLRSRITKAVQSKVDSILGDVQKLSDYDKLYLYLQLPPGPSGPDRSLDVGCVTTAEHMHACTWIRNHLEEHTDTCLPKQDVYDAYKRHCDNRCGRALSVANFGKIIREIFPNIKARRLGGRGQSKYCYSGLRRKSMVSMPPLPSMDLKMTESSELTDLVQSYNNDVINASCALICNWAEKILKRSFNNVVEVAQFLIQQHIINPRSANAELVLSMVLSENSQSSVQKVQKQPADIPGNKRPPSPDASTADSSAKNKKTSPVTHPGSPPQVKKRPPEPQKTASSPQVDALVAKLPILLPRLPAEEKFLSSSPPVRFTPPVLTSSLLPGHLKVSPLPFTAVSSGVPLTVTTGVNGTGLVSQPVGPPVISMILPDVVNLESHTLPKTNQNGIKELAGAGGTAESKVVKRLGSSTTASSEEGLSKRKRGRPRKMDTQINVNKTPSQPSAPLGRVVVTDTSGLTQTRDSNIGPAKPAGPSASVPQENLSTSLVTGENLILKSQPKAPEESHLSRPSPLLVETKEAQSVCELKVEVVPNQVSVIQDGRQSLAQRTARTTESQRTKKEERSTQDESEWIRVQID, encoded by the exons GGCGATGTCCAGAAGTTGTCTGACTATGACAAGCTGTACCTCTACCTACAACTACCTCCGGGGCCCAGTGGACCTGATAGAAG TCTGGATGTAGGCTGTGTCACTACAGCGGAGCATATGCACGCCTGTACCTGGATCCGGAACCACCTGGAGGAGCACACAGACACCTGCCTGCCCAAGCAGGATGTATACGATGCTTACAA GCGTCACTGTGATAACCGGTGCGGACGGGCACTCAGCGTGGCCAACTTCGGCAAGATCATTCGAGAGATTTTCCCCAACATAAAGGCCAGACGACTGGGAGGTCGAGGCCAGTCCAA ATATTGTTACAGTGGGCTGCGGAGGAAAAGCATGGTGAGCATGCCACCGCTGCCTAGCATGGATCTGAAGATGACCGAGAGT tCGGAGCTCACAGATTTGGTCCAATCCTACAATAACGATGTGATCAATGCCTCCTGCGCCCTTATCTGTAACTGGGCAGAGAAGATTTTAAAGAGGTCGTTCAACAACGTTGTGGAAGTGGCCCAATTCCTCATCCAACAGCACATTATTAACCCCCGCAGTGCCAATGCCGAGCTGGTCCTCTCCATGGTCCTATCAG AAAATTCACAGAGCAGCGTGCAGAAGGTACAGAAACAGCCGGCGGACATACCCGGGAACAAAAGGCCGCCCTCTCCCGACGCCAGCACAGCGGACTCATCAGCTAAG AACAAGAAGACTTCCCCAGTCACACACCCTGGCAGCCCTCCACAGGTAAAAAAGCGACCACCTGAGCCGCAGAAGACAGCCAGCAGCCCACAAGTCGACGCCTTGGTGGCCAAACTCCCGATCCTTCTACCCCGTCTTCCAGCAGAAGAGAAGTTCCTCAGTTCCAGCCCCCCAGTTCGGTTCACCCCTCCTGTACTGACTTCCAGCCTCCTCCCCGGGCACCTGAAGGTGTCACCTTTGCCATTCACTGCTGTTTCCTCTGGAGTGCCGCTCACTGTGACCACAGGGGTGAATGGGACAGGACTTGTCTCTCAGCCAGTGGGCCCGCCAGTCATCAGCATGATCCTTCCTGATGTAGTCAATCTGGAATCTCATACCTTGCCTAAAACCAACCAGAATGGTATCAAAGAGTTGGCGGGAGCTGGTGGCACAGCTGAGAGCAAGGTGGTAAAACGACTGGGGTCTTCCACCACTGCCTCATCAGAAGAGGGGCTGTCCAAAAGAAAGAGGGGTCGGCCACGAAAGATGGACACTCAGATAAATGTTAACAAAACGCCCTCCCAGCCCAGTGCTCCATTGGGGAGGGTTGTTGTCACAGACACCTCTGGCCTAACTCAAAcgagggacagcaacataggcccAGCCAAACCAGCCGGTCCATCAGCTTCCGTCCCACAAGAAAACCTCTCCACATCGCTCGTTACAGGTGAAAACCTGATCCTGAAAAGTCAACCAAAGGCACCGGAGGAATCGCATCTTTCAAGGCCCTCTCCCTTACTGGTCGAGACAAAAGAAGCTCAGTCGGTTTGTGAGCTGAAGGTCGAAGTTGTACCAAACCAGGTCAGCGTTATCCAAGATGGCAGGCAGAGCTTGGCACAGCGGACGGCAAGGACAACAGAGAGCCAGAGGACAAAGAAAGAGGAAAGGTCCACACAGGATGAATCAGAATGGATTAGGGTGCAAATTGATTGA